Proteins encoded together in one Sphingomonas radiodurans window:
- the purN gene encoding phosphoribosylglycinamide formyltransferase translates to MTAKLGILISGRGSNMQALVGNAGAAYEVVVVASDQPAAAGLAWAREQDIATFALSPKGIGKAAYEAALDGALREAGAEYLALAGYMRLLSDDFVGRWRDRIVNIHPSLLPKYKGLDTHARAIEAGDAVAGCSVHLVTEELDGGAVLGQAEVPIEAGDTPDLLATRVLVEEHRLYPSVVAKWLSQ, encoded by the coding sequence ATGACGGCGAAGCTAGGTATCCTTATCTCCGGTCGTGGATCGAATATGCAGGCGCTCGTTGGCAACGCCGGCGCGGCATATGAGGTGGTGGTCGTCGCATCAGATCAGCCGGCGGCGGCGGGGCTCGCCTGGGCGCGTGAGCAGGACATCGCAACCTTTGCCCTCTCACCGAAAGGGATCGGCAAGGCAGCGTATGAAGCGGCGCTTGACGGCGCACTGCGTGAGGCGGGCGCCGAGTATTTGGCGCTGGCTGGCTACATGCGGCTGCTCTCCGACGATTTCGTCGGCCGGTGGCGCGATCGGATCGTCAACATTCATCCTTCGCTGCTGCCCAAGTACAAGGGGCTAGATACGCATGCCCGCGCCATCGAGGCCGGCGATGCGGTGGCCGGATGCTCGGTTCATCTGGTGACCGAAGAGCTCGATGGCGGAGCGGTGCTTGGGCAAGCGGAAGTGCCGATTGAGGCCGGCGACACGCCTGACCTGCTCGCTACCCGCGTGCTAGTGGAGGAGCATCGCCTGTACCCTAGCGTTGTGGCGAAATGGCTATCGCAATGA
- a CDS encoding MmcQ/YjbR family DNA-binding protein, with amino-acid sequence MTIVPELPLAKVREIALSLPETAERLSHGSPGFHIVKGKFFAYFWHDHHGDGETAVMVKTSGAEEQAMLIEADPDFYYKPPYLGPSGWVAMRLNRNDTDWDRLADRIAASWEMIAPRRLLEMGGR; translated from the coding sequence ATGACCATCGTCCCCGAGCTTCCCTTGGCGAAGGTGCGCGAGATCGCGCTGTCGCTTCCCGAAACCGCGGAGCGGTTGTCGCACGGTTCGCCCGGCTTCCACATCGTGAAGGGCAAGTTCTTCGCGTATTTCTGGCACGATCACCACGGTGACGGCGAGACCGCGGTGATGGTGAAGACCAGCGGCGCTGAGGAACAGGCAATGCTGATCGAGGCGGACCCGGATTTCTACTACAAGCCGCCGTATCTTGGCCCATCGGGCTGGGTCGCAATGCGGCTTAACCGCAATGACACCGATTGGGACCGCCTGGCAGACCGGATTGCGGCGAGTTGGGAAATGATCGCGCCGCGCCGCCTGCTTGAGATGGGCGGGCGATGA